From Ureaplasma urealyticum serovar 8 str. ATCC 27618:
ATTAATTAATAGTAATTTTTTAGTAAAAGAAACTGTTATTAAAAATCGTTTTAACTTTAGCGATGAAATTATGCGTTATAACTTCAATAATTTAGTAATTAGTGATTTTAATCGTAAAGCAGTTAAAGCGATTGAGAGTTTATTATCAACTAATTATGAAAACAGTTCAATGTGCAATCCTTTGTTTTTGTTTGGTAAAGTTGGGATTGGTAAAACCCATATTGTAGCAGCTGCTGGTAATCAATTTGCTAATAGTAATCCTAATTTAAAAATTTACTATTATGAAGGACAAGATTTCTTTCGAAAGTTTTGTTCTGCTTCAGCAAAAGGAACAAGTCATGTTGAAGAATTTAAAAAAGAAATTGCTTCAGCTAATTTATTAATCTTTGAAGATATTCAAAACATTCAATCACGTGATTCGGCTGCTGAATTATTCTTTAATATTTTCAATGATATAAAATTAAATGGCGGAAAAATCATTTTAACATCAGATCGTACTCCGAATGAACTTAATGGTTTTCATGATCGAATCATTTCGCGTTTAGCGTCAGGGTTACAATGTAAAATTTCACAACCTGATAAAAATGAAGCTATTAAAATTATTAACAATTGATTTGAATTCAAAAAAAAATATCAAATTACTGATGAAGCTAAAGAATATATTGCAGAAGGTTTTCACACTGATATTCGCCAAATGATTGGTAATTTAAAACAAATTTGTTTTTGAGCTGATAATGATCTTAATGAAAACTTAGTAATTACAAAAGATTTTATAATTGAATGTTCAGTAGAAAATGATATCCCTTCAAATATCATTGTTAAACAACAATTAAAACCTGAACAAGTAATTGAAATTATTGCTAAAGAATTGAATCTAAAAGTAGATTTAATTAAATCTACTACAAGAAAAAATAGTATTGTATGAGCCCGTGATATTGTTTGTTATGTTTTAAAAAATAAATTAAATTTAACATTAACTGAAATTGGTAAATTAT
This genomic window contains:
- a CDS encoding DnaA ATPase domain-containing protein, coding for MSNNYQTLYDSAIKKIPYDLISDQAYEILEKAKVHKVYDGVLYIIVASAFEKTIINGNFINIISKYLSEEFKKENIVNFQFIVENEKVLINSNFLVKETVIKNRFNFSDEIMRYNFNNLVISDFNRKAVKAIESLLSTNYENSSMCNPLFLFGKVGIGKTHIVAAAGNQFANSNPNLKIYYYEGQDFFRKFCSASAKGTSHVEEFKKEIASANLLIFEDIQNIQSRDSAAELFFNIFNDIKLNGGKIILTSDRTPNELNGFHDRIISRLASGLQCKISQPDKNEAIKIINNWFEFKKKYQITDEAKEYIAEGFHTDIRQMIGNLKQICFWADNDLNENLVITKDFIIECSVENDIPSNIIVKQQLKPEQVIEIIAKELNLKVDLIKSTTRKNSIVWARDIVCYVLKNKLNLTLTEIGKLLSGREHTTISHSVNKVEKILADKNSQEALQINLIIDKF